The following coding sequences lie in one Terriglobia bacterium genomic window:
- a CDS encoding TM1802 family CRISPR-associated protein, protein MIHQFAELGVFYRDREGLRPSDSVAQYLRDPVAKFRTKTVLLLIFCDKGFERIQVEECDAVKRRTYLYREGPPNGWDATPTSGLRGVKGHGDKEYQAALLEEIRKKLFRLSESIRDAVDRGVDLPESEISHLGKIRDWLKIAAGEGKPNMENRVALREKIEQCNPPVAKKTSVVSLPAIISVAWQEGNKELKRVGDYSAFQQSLVRSGKESATSKKGIKGAVQGIGQCSICGKANTEVSGLLQIQQFKVYTLDKPGSVSGGFDPSAAWRNFPACRECCDKVDFAGERVKKELAFDYYGFKYLLLPSPLRPTLTMAYEFLDSLINARINKTAKSRLTAAEDELFYVVSQEKNLLQVDLLFYQPDPQSFRPALYVSGLLPTRFRKLFDAKDVVDSHPWLDETSPVSFTKGQFTFGSLRSVFPAAHGGSTFDDDFLAATRAALELRPLSTRRLLQVGMRWVQDDYRQNRVRIIDKKRLPDWQFRLADLFRTILFFETLTDPNTERRQEDMQVDYGDSEQAERVRKVLDLGSGKLRTDPAPQAAFLVGACCSGIEQIQKDVRGATPFSGKLKGFRLDQSDVRGLFVAAKDKAKAYGEKQEPKVSALLEFAAAALAATPDQWPLSTDEISYFFALGHTLRPRFA, encoded by the coding sequence ATGATCCATCAGTTTGCCGAACTCGGTGTGTTTTACAGGGACCGAGAGGGACTCCGGCCTAGTGATTCTGTTGCGCAATACTTGCGTGACCCGGTCGCGAAATTCCGGACGAAGACCGTGCTTCTCTTGATTTTCTGCGACAAAGGCTTCGAACGGATTCAGGTCGAGGAATGCGATGCGGTGAAACGCCGAACCTACCTCTACCGCGAAGGGCCACCCAATGGCTGGGATGCGACACCAACGTCCGGATTGCGGGGTGTGAAGGGACACGGCGATAAGGAGTATCAGGCGGCACTCCTGGAAGAGATCAGAAAGAAACTATTCCGTTTGTCGGAAAGCATCCGGGATGCGGTTGATAGGGGCGTGGATCTGCCTGAATCAGAGATCAGTCATCTTGGGAAGATTCGGGATTGGTTGAAAATTGCAGCCGGGGAAGGCAAGCCAAACATGGAGAATCGTGTCGCCCTACGGGAGAAGATTGAACAATGCAACCCGCCTGTGGCGAAAAAAACATCCGTTGTTTCCCTGCCCGCAATCATTTCGGTTGCGTGGCAGGAAGGTAACAAGGAGTTAAAACGTGTCGGCGACTATTCCGCGTTTCAGCAGTCGTTGGTGCGATCAGGGAAGGAGTCCGCCACAAGCAAGAAGGGTATCAAGGGTGCCGTGCAGGGAATCGGGCAATGCAGTATCTGCGGGAAGGCGAACACTGAAGTTTCAGGGTTGCTTCAAATCCAGCAGTTCAAAGTTTACACGTTGGACAAGCCAGGCTCGGTGTCGGGGGGGTTTGATCCGTCCGCGGCATGGCGCAACTTCCCAGCTTGCAGGGAGTGCTGCGACAAAGTGGATTTTGCCGGGGAGCGCGTGAAGAAGGAGTTGGCTTTTGACTACTACGGCTTCAAGTACTTGCTCTTGCCATCGCCTTTGCGGCCAACGCTGACCATGGCGTACGAGTTCTTGGACAGTCTGATAAATGCACGGATCAACAAAACCGCCAAATCCCGGTTGACTGCTGCAGAGGACGAGTTGTTTTACGTGGTATCCCAAGAAAAGAATCTCCTGCAAGTAGATTTGCTGTTCTATCAACCCGATCCGCAGTCTTTCCGTCCTGCTTTGTATGTCTCAGGACTTTTGCCGACCCGGTTCCGAAAGCTGTTTGACGCCAAAGACGTCGTGGATAGCCATCCGTGGCTCGATGAAACAAGTCCAGTTTCATTCACGAAAGGCCAATTCACCTTTGGTTCACTCCGCAGCGTTTTCCCAGCCGCACACGGGGGTAGCACTTTTGATGATGATTTCTTGGCTGCGACACGGGCGGCATTGGAACTGCGACCGCTTTCGACGCGTCGGCTGCTTCAAGTCGGCATGCGATGGGTTCAGGATGATTATCGACAGAACAGAGTGCGCATTATCGACAAGAAAAGGTTACCTGACTGGCAATTTCGTCTCGCTGATTTGTTTCGCACGATTCTCTTTTTCGAAACGTTGACAGATCCAAACACAGAGAGGAGACAAGAAGATATGCAAGTCGATTACGGTGATTCCGAGCAGGCCGAGCGAGTGCGCAAAGTGCTCGACCTGGGGTCGGGCAAGCTGCGAACCGATCCCGCGCCGCAAGCAGCATTCTTGGTGGGTGCATGTTGCAGCGGGATTGAGCAAATACAGAAGGATGTGCGTGGCGCGACTCCGTTTTCGGGAAAGCTGAAGGGGTTTCGCCTCGATCAATCGGACGTTCGCGGGCTGTTTGTCGCGGCGAAGGATAAGGCGAAGGCATACGGAGAAAAGCAGGAACCGAAAGTGAGTGCCTTGTTGGAGTTTGCTGCGGCAGCACTGGCAGCGACCCCGGACCAGTGGCCGTTATCTACCGATGAGATTTCCTATTTTTTTGCCTTGGGCCATACATTGCGACCACGGTTTGCGTAG
- the cas7b gene encoding type I-B CRISPR-associated protein Cas7/Csh2, translating to MEAAKTEKPEPITTRTEILFVYDIADANPNGDPNDENRPRMDLEAGRAKVSDVRLKRTIRDYLHDYCGEEIFCRQIEKADGTIQEGKDRAEDFFEQLSKDAKKDVKNVLEKRDFIEAGVIAQCIDIRLFGATIPVSGLKKEGKDSSVTLTGAVQFAMGTTLHRVEPRFIKGTGAFASGQGAQQKTFREEYNLPYGLIAIYGIVNQKAAETTKLTSEDAERLYEAIWYGTKSLITRSKIGQRPLLLVLVEYDDGHSKHYVGRLDQFLDLKRGKDGGVTIGEPSANGDCEIRDEALRDVTQVTLDITELGKVLSGRKERIARIRFAWNKLLKLSQEPQEQDAKWTFLGCNAEKLEFD from the coding sequence ATGGAAGCGGCGAAAACGGAGAAGCCAGAACCCATCACGACACGTACCGAGATCTTATTTGTGTATGACATTGCCGACGCCAATCCGAATGGCGATCCAAATGACGAGAACCGGCCCAGGATGGACTTGGAGGCGGGGCGAGCCAAGGTATCCGATGTCCGTCTGAAACGGACAATCCGTGACTATTTGCATGATTATTGCGGAGAAGAGATCTTTTGCCGCCAGATCGAGAAAGCCGACGGCACAATTCAAGAAGGCAAGGACCGCGCAGAGGACTTCTTTGAGCAACTCTCGAAGGACGCCAAAAAGGACGTCAAAAATGTTCTCGAGAAACGGGACTTTATTGAGGCTGGAGTCATCGCACAGTGTATTGACATCCGTCTTTTTGGCGCCACGATACCGGTATCGGGGCTCAAGAAGGAAGGAAAGGACTCAAGCGTTACACTCACCGGCGCTGTGCAATTTGCCATGGGAACAACGTTGCATCGCGTTGAGCCGCGGTTCATCAAGGGAACGGGTGCGTTCGCTTCCGGCCAAGGCGCACAACAGAAGACATTTCGCGAGGAATATAACCTGCCGTATGGCTTGATCGCGATCTATGGAATTGTGAACCAGAAGGCAGCAGAAACCACGAAGCTCACGAGCGAGGACGCGGAAAGACTCTACGAGGCGATCTGGTACGGGACGAAGAGCCTGATCACTCGGTCAAAAATCGGGCAGCGCCCTTTGTTACTGGTGCTCGTGGAGTACGATGATGGCCATTCAAAGCACTATGTCGGGCGTCTCGACCAGTTCTTAGACTTGAAACGGGGAAAAGATGGCGGGGTGACCATTGGCGAGCCGAGTGCGAACGGGGATTGCGAAATCCGCGATGAAGCGCTCCGTGATGTCACCCAAGTCACGCTTGACATCACAGAGTTGGGCAAGGTTCTGTCGGGTCGAAAGGAAAGGATTGCGCGAATCCGGTTCGCATGGAACAAGCTTCTGAAGCTATCGCAGGAGCCACAGGAACAGGACGCCAAATGGACGTTTCTGGGATGCAATGCAGAGAAGCTGGAGTTTGATTGA
- the cas5b gene encoding type I-B CRISPR-associated protein Cas5b, whose protein sequence is MGRDFVVFDVASDMAHFRRQYAITTALTYPIPPRTALCGLVGAILGLPKNESLEHFQDSEAVFGLQILNPLRTGQVSINLVDTKQNPTFRLKAVNPRTTMRYEVVRQPRYRVMFSHPTLGHQLAASLNQGESCYTPCLGLAWMIAWFGDEVQIVEAQEVSNDKEHREFVSPVRSDDLQDEIRWNTEGVYQRIRLPAVMQPNRQVTRYEAYVIDTSGRSIQASLTTYWRLVDGTCFSAL, encoded by the coding sequence ATGGGTAGAGACTTTGTGGTTTTCGATGTGGCGTCCGACATGGCGCACTTTCGGCGGCAATACGCGATCACTACCGCTCTGACGTATCCCATTCCGCCACGGACGGCGCTGTGTGGACTAGTCGGGGCAATTCTTGGCTTGCCAAAGAACGAGTCACTAGAACACTTCCAAGATAGCGAAGCGGTGTTCGGATTGCAGATCCTGAACCCTCTTCGCACAGGACAGGTCTCCATCAATCTGGTGGATACGAAACAAAACCCGACCTTTCGGCTCAAAGCTGTGAATCCTCGCACAACGATGCGATATGAGGTCGTGCGGCAGCCTCGCTACCGGGTGATGTTCAGCCATCCCACGCTCGGTCATCAATTGGCGGCATCGCTGAACCAGGGCGAGTCGTGTTACACCCCCTGTCTGGGACTTGCCTGGATGATCGCTTGGTTCGGAGATGAGGTCCAAATTGTAGAGGCGCAGGAAGTCTCCAACGACAAGGAGCATCGGGAATTCGTCTCGCCTGTGCGCTCGGATGACTTGCAAGACGAAATCCGTTGGAACACGGAAGGGGTTTACCAGCGGATACGTCTGCCAGCTGTTATGCAACCCAACCGCCAAGTGACTCGATACGAGGCTTACGTGATTGATACCTCGGGACGTTCCATCCAGGCGTCGTTGACGACGTATTGGAGATTAGTTGATGGTACTTGCTTTTCTGCATTGTGA